From a single Carassius gibelio isolate Cgi1373 ecotype wild population from Czech Republic chromosome A18, carGib1.2-hapl.c, whole genome shotgun sequence genomic region:
- the LOC127934197 gene encoding signal-induced proliferation-associated 1-like protein 3 encodes MYRDTGMCATPLSQPLPPPHLRLPLHNGHSSMGDPALSRVSVPKMGVRARIAEWPPRRALSRESLLENGQGSHPDDLNSEDGLTHGNVTRLPQGGTRDSDFLESSQTRAPGTPPTFRTSGFALLRQRSNSEITLSEQDETEVEGRMFREYGSTSSINVQAVSDQSFFDMLNQFQKERPDQRSTAPAKLEELLGASLEGPPSHAFLSTPRPDDRPENRVRKKSGGTESSLGTSSLFRKLRSSSRGETETPRGDSDDTRLPETLSSKPWVCVRSFAHFDAQSVLFDLHDAAARRSYAAQRRNTATGASAASTAAVSLAVSRAIALGGVEPSFSSTDDLSVRDLLEGSTPGLEHSEQGGSASINPNSQQQLLLCCPHFINETGSYRERNVSFLSSWAERGEAGIVEPLLRPRCSNASVSKLEVPPEVQATRLERLQQHCIEHVDLGARYYHEHFYGKEHWNYFGNDEKLGPVALSIRREKLDDTKDLKDQYQYRIIFRTNELVTLRGAILEDSILSTAKHGTLRGLPLKEVLEYVLPELSVSCLRMALSTQKVTEQLLKLDEQGLSQKHKVGILLCRAGQSTEEEMYNNEEATPAFTAFLELLGETVCLRGFNKYAAQLDTKTDSTGTHSLYTTYQDYEIMFHVSTMLPYMPNNPQQLLRKRHIGNDIVTIIFQEPGALPFTPQNIRSHFQHVFVIVRVHNPCSDNTCYSVAVTRMKDVPPFGPPLPSSGLTFRDPAAFRAFLLAKIINAENAAHKSEKFHAMATRTRQGYLRDLAENCVSTTPLDTAGKLNNLISLASKRKERIRAREAAEMGALGALVWRVLAQDFSGGGAELPCALAISNEYIVLADCSTKEVIFNCFCADVIGWTAERLALKIFYGRGDHVALRVPDGSAQDIREVVQRLKALTIGCETVDMTLRRNGLGQLGFHVRLDGTVSEVEEYGFAWQAGLRQGSRLVEICKVAAVTLSHEQMIDLLRTSVTVKVVIIPPFEEGRARRGCTEEYKMKMMEQKGEAEPVAAGYRAGQQTQVWRWDSPPGTHSSAQRWTPSGPPPVPSRTHKALVPIPYREAQHISSKRPVSYPENHYSVSPLSGDRGMPYRNPSASFSSPGSGFSSAALGVPGLSGPFIHYKTTRDGFGSVQRPLQPFDPHVTVDVSSGESSSGFTSQESTMERNKSEQLWHLPASSRGVTVGSAPRRQTRQDGAGKDSPNRHSKGEAHYSSHSSSNTLSSNASSSHSDERWFDSVGGGVSGALSDPSDPDPDPMGKGGSSDSGIDASLYTPSPNTKGAKPSRSLAGTPHKPLHGSATYSGLQELSGAGGWGAGEGHRRESSPVIASANQSKNYRTRTFPPPGSANVDNFKPRTCYTPQGYKTPAVADKPRPFRSSTVTPTSGFGQLSSSAPKSFSKSKSTWQQEENSTAPSTTSTDSNGNKQVDTNSKNVFGQPRLRASLRDLRSPRRSHKSTVEDDLKKLIIMDNPAETPSRDASPHRTLQRTFSDESLCSGRRDSSYASTPLFEGQVPPSDLLFTCTLPTRRHNTNHGALIPSKKVPLSASELSLTEVRDKVPPLRRLDPGLMPLPDTACGLEWSSLVNAAKAYEVQRAVSLFSLSESHAGGSELRPVISPVHFHTPQTPRTTPTFSSEEVPNDLSGRLYHLEVMLKQLNSDLEKEKKDKVVLLAEMANLRQNNQRLQEESHSASEQLRKFSKILSSTMPERK; translated from the exons ATGTATAGAGACACAGGGATGTGTGCCACCCCTCTCTCTCAACCTCTTCCTCCACCCCACCTCCGTCTACCCCTCCATAATGGCCACTCTTCCATGGGCGATCCAGCCCTGTCCCGTGTCTCCGTGCCTAAAATGGGAGTTCGGGCTCGGATTGCAGAGTGGCCTCCTCGCAGGGCACTTTCACGAGAATCGCTCCTTGAAAATGGCCAGGGCAGTCATCCGGATGACCTCAACAGTGAGGATGGGCTTACACATGGAAATGTGACCAGGTTACCACAGGGAGGTACAAGAGACAGTGACTTCCTTGAATCAAGTCAAACGAGGGCTCCAGGCACACCACCGACCTTTCGGACCTCTGGATTTGCTCTACTCCGACAGCGCTCCAACAGTGAGATTACATTAAGTGAGCAAGATGAAACAGAGGTCGAAGGCCGAATGTTCCGGGAATATGGCAGTACATCTTCCATCAATGTACAGGCTGTTTCTGATCAAAGCTTCTTTGACATGCTCAACCAGTTCCAAAAGGAGCGACCAGACCAACGTAGCACAGCCCCCGCCAAGCTTGAAGAGCTGCTTGGTGCTTCTTTAGAAGGACCCCCTTCACACGCCTTCTTGTCGACACCACGGCCCGATGACCGCCCAGAAAATCGTGTACGCAAAAAGAGTGGTGGCACGGAGTCGTCTCTTGGCACCTCCTCCTTATTCCGCAAACTCCGCAGCTCCAGCCGGGGAGAAACAGAGACTCCAAGAGGTGACTCGGATGACACACGACTCCCCGAAACATTGTCTTCCAAACCCTGGGTATGTGTGCGGAGTTTTGCCCACTTTGACGCTCAGAGCGTTCTGTTTGATTTGCACGATGCGGCAGCTCGTCGGAGTTACGCTGCCCAGCGGCGGAACACAGCCACCGGAGCTTCAGCTGCTTCTACAGCTGCTGTTTCTTTGGCAGTTTCTAGAGCTATTGCTCTGGGGGGAGTGGAGCCCAGCTTCTCCAGCACTGATGACCTCAGTGTCAGGGACCTATTGGAAGGATCAACCCCAGGACTGGAACATTCAGAGCAGGGTGGTTCTGCTAGCATTAACCCCAACTCTCAGCAACAGCTGTTGCTGTGCTGCCCGCACTTCATCAATGAGACCGGAAGCTACAGGGAACGTAATGTCAGCTTCCTGAGCTCATGGGCCGAGCGAGGAGAGGCTGGCATTGTGGAGCCCCTGCTTCGTCCACGTTGCAGTAATGCCAGTGTGTCCAAACTTGAAGTGCCACCAGAGGTTCAAGCCACCAGGTTGGAGAGACTGCAGCAACACTGCATCGAGCACGTTGACCTGGGTGCCAGATACTACCATGAGCACTTCTATGGGAAAG AGCACTGGAACTACTTTGGTAACGATGAGAAGCTGGGGCCCGTGGCTCTTAGCATTCGAAGAGAGAAACTGGATGATACCAAAGATTTAAAGGACCAGTACCAGTACCGCATCATCTTTCGCACTAATGAG CTGGTCACGCTACGAGGAGCGATCCTGGAGGACTCCATTCTGTCCACAGCAAAGCACGGAACGCTTCGTGGTTTGCCTTTAAAGGAGGTTCTGGAGTATGTGCTGCCAGAACTCAGCGTGTCCTGTTTGCGAATGGCCCTCAGCACACAAAAGGTCACGGAGCAGCTTCTTAAACTGGACGAGCAGGGG CTCAGTCAGAAACACAAAGTGGGCATCCTACTGTGTCGAGCGGGACAGAGCACTGAGGAGGAGATGTACAACAATGAAGAGGCTACGCCAGCCTTCACCGCTTTCCTCGAGCTGCTGGGAGAAACTGTGTGTCTGAGGGGTTTCAACAAATATGCTGCCCAGCTAGACACCAAAA CGGACTCAACTGGAACACACTCCCTGTATACAACCTACCAGGACTACGAGATCATGTTTCACGTGTCCACCATGCTTCCATACATGCCCAATAATCCTCAacag CTCCTGAGGAAGAGGCACATAGGAAATGATATAGTCACGATTATATTCCAGGAGCCGGGAGCCCTTCCCTTCACTCCACAGAATATTCGCTCTCACTTCCAGCACGTGTTCGTCATTGTCCGTGTGCACAACCCTTGCTCTGACAACACCTGCTACAG TGTGGCAGTGACCCGCATGAAGGACGTGCCTCCATTTGGTCCGCCGCTACCTTCAAGTGGATTGACGTTCCGTGACCCAGCTGCCTTCCGCGCTTTCCTGCTGGCCAAGATCATAAATGCAGAGAACGCTGCGCACAAATCAGAGAAGTTCCATGCCATGGCAACCCGCACACGCCAAGGATACCTGCGGGACCTGGCGGAGAACTGCGTTTCCACTACGCCACTCGACACGGCTGGCAAGCTGAACAATCTCATCTCTCTGGCCTCCAAACGCAAGGAACGCATCCGGGCACGCGAAGCTGCGGAAATGGGTGCCTTAGGGGCGCTTGTTTGGCGTGTGCTTGCGCAGGACTTCAGTGGCGGAGGCGCCGAGCTTCCTTGTGCTCTAGCCATCTCCAACGAGTACATTGTCCTGGCGGACTGCTCCACCAAAGAGGTGATATTTAACTGTTTCTGTGCTGATGTGATTGGTTGGACAGCAGAGAGACTTGCACTGAAGATTTTCTATGGTAGAGGAGACCACGTTGCCTTACGGGTACCAGATGGCAGTGCACAAGACATCAGAGAGGTTGTGCAGAGACTTAAG GCATTGACTATAGGTTGTGAGACGGTTGATATGACGTTACGACGTAATGGTTTGGGCCAGCTTGGCTTCCATGTGCGTTTGGACGGAACTGTGTCCGAAGTGGAGGAATACGGCTTCGCTTGGCAGGCAGGGCTCCGGCAGGGTAGCCGGTTGGTAGAAATCTGCAAGGTGGCCGCTGTGACGCTCTCCCACGAGCAGATGATCGACCTACTGCGGACTTCGGTCACCGTAAAAGTGGTCATTATTCCACCTTTTGAAGAGGGAAGGGCCCGCAG GGGCTGTACAGAGGAGTACAAGATGAAGATGATGGAGCAGAAGGGAGAAGCGGAGCCAGTGGCTGCAGGTTATCGTGCTGGGCAGCAAACCCAAGTGTGGCGCTGGGACAGCCCCCCTGGTACACACAGCTCTGCTCAGCGCTGGACCCCCAGCGGACCCCCACCAGTTCCCAGCCGTACACACAAAGCTCTGGTCCCCATTCCATACAGAGAGGCCCAACACATCTCTTCAAAACG GCCTGTCAGTTACCCAGAGAACCATTACAGTGTGTCTCCTCTTAGCGGGGACAGAGGGATGCCATACAGAAACCCCTCAGCTAGTTTCTCCAGTCCAGGCTCTGGGTTCAGCTCCGCTGCACTGGGGGTGCCGGGACTCAGCGGACCCTTTATCCACTACAAAACCACTCGAGACGG gtttggGTCAGTCCAGCGGCCTCTCCAGCCGTTTGATCCACACGTTACTGTCGATGTCTCGAGTGGAGAATCATCATCTGGCTTCACAAGCCAAGAAAGCACGATGGAGCGCAACAAGTCAG AGCAACTGTGGCATCTTCCTGCTTCATCACGAGGTGTGACAGTGGGCTCAGCTCCGAGAAGACAGACTCGACAGGACGGTGCAGGGAAGGACTCTCCAAACCGCCACTCGAAG gGTGAGGCACACTATTCCAGTCACTCCAGCAGTAACACGCTCTCCAGCAATGCTTCCAGCAGTCACAGCGACGAGCGCTGGTTTGACAGCGTGGGAGGTGGGGTTTCCGGTGCCCTGAGTGACCCCTCAGACCCCGACCCTGACCCCATGGGCAAGGGAGGGTCCAGTGACAGTGGCATCGATGCATCTCTTTACACACCAAGTCCTAACACCAAAGGAGCCAAACCTAGCCGAAGCCTAGCAGGAACCCCACATAAACCTCTGCATGGCTCTGCGACATACAGCGGCTTGCAGGAGCTGTCCGGAGCGGGAGGGTGGGGGGCAGGAGAGGGTCACCGCAGGGAGTCGTCACCCGTCATTGCATCAGCCAATCAAAGCAAGAACTATCGCACACGCACATTCCCCCCTCCTGGATCAGCTAACGTCGACAACTTCAAACCAAG GACCTGCTATACCCCTCAAGGGTACAAGACCCCTGCTGTGGCCGATAAACCCAGGCCTTTCAGATCTTCAACGGTCACACCCACATCAGGCTTTGGCCAGCTGTCAAGCTCCGCCCCCAAGTCATTTAGTAAAAGCAAGAGTACATGGCAACAGGAGGAGAACAGCACAGCACCCAGCACCACCTCCACTGACAGCAACGGCAACAA GCAGGTGGATACGAACAGTAAGAATGTGTTCGGACAGCCCCGGTTACGTGCCTCTCTGAGGGACCTGCGCTCACCACGCAGATCGCACAAGAGCACTGTCGAGGACGACTTGAAAAAGCTCATCATCATGGACAACCCTGCCGAGACACCATCACGGGATGCG TCTCCTCATCGGACCTTGCAACGCACCTTCTCAGATGAGAGTCTGTGCAGTGGACGGAGAGATTCTAGTTATGCAAGCACGCCTCTTTTTGAAGGACAAGTGCCGCCCAGTGACCTTCTCTTCACCTGCACGCTGCCTACTCGCCGCCACAACACCAATCATGGAGCCCTCATTCCTAGTAAGAAAG TACCGTTGTCTGCATCAGAATTATCTCTAACTGAGGTGAGGGATAAGGTTCCTCCTCTCAGAAGACTGGACCCTGGACTCATGCCGCTTCCTGACACTGCCTGTGGTCTAGAGTGGTCCAGCTTAGTTAATGCGGCCAAAGCGTATGAAG tgcaaagAGCTGTTTCTTTATTCTCATTGTCTGAGTCTCATGCGGGCGGCAGTGAGTTAAGACCGGTCATCAGCCCGGTGCATTTCCACACGCCACAGACTCCTCGCACCACTCCTACTTTCAGCAG TGAAGAGGTTCCTAATGACCTGTCTGGGCGACTGTATCATCTGGAAGTCATGCTGAAACAGCTGAACAGTGATCTGGAAAAA GAGAAAAAGGACAAGGTAGTGTTGTTAGCAGAGATGGCTAATCTAAGGCAGAACAACCAGCGTCTGCAGGAGGAATCGCACTCAGCCAGTGAGCAGCTCCGCAAGTTCAGTAAAATCCTATCCTCCACCATGCCCGAAAGGAAATGA